The Pyrus communis chromosome 8, drPyrComm1.1, whole genome shotgun sequence region TGGGCTTTGTAAACTTGATTTGAATTAGAAATGGACATTATGTAGGAGCAGAAAGCAACATCATGTAATATATATTGATGAGAGTAATATATtaccaagagagagagaggtagggGTCTTGGCTGGGACAataaatatacacacacacacacacacacacacacacacacacacaagctaTAGCAACAATGAAACTTTTGATGGATCGTGATGAAACTTACATTCCAAATTGGTGAGTTGACAGCCTAAAATAATCAAAAGTATTAGTACCCAAGAAATTAAGGATAATTTGGAGGAAAGAAAAACCCTAATAAAATGAtcatcttcttctccaagaCAGTTAATTAATATTCACACCAAATAGCCTAATTCCTTTCTCCTCGGCTATGGATGCCCTGTGATCTTCACTATATTTACCTTCACCTTTTTGAAACTTGTAGCTGCTACACTCCCCCAAATTTAGTTCCAATTTTACCTGCAAATCCTTACACTCATTGGCCTCCTCAACCAAACATAATCTCTTGCTTTCACCTTCACTGTGCATTACATCAATTAACCAAAATGTAGTACTTTCTCTATCTTCCTCTCTTATCACTTGACCATCACTCTCACATGCATAAAATGTGATCACATCATTTGCCTTCAAATTGTTTTCCTTCACAAACCTATTCCAACCCCTTGTGAACACAAAGCTTTGGCTACTCCTCCAATAGCAATACCTAAACTTCCAAACCCTCATGAGCTTGTCATAGAAAACTAGCTCAATGTCCTCAGTCACATTTTCTTCCACATTCTCACAAATACAAGGGAAATACTCGACCGCGTATTTCTTTGGAATCACAAGCCTATTGAGCTTACCCACATCACTTGGAGTAAGTTCTTTTTGGAAGAGTTGCCGACACAGAACTTGTCCATCGCCATGCACTCTTATTGGGTTGGTGCCCTTGCTCATTTCCTCAATTCGAGATTGTGTTTGGGACCTCACAAAGGCATCAAATTTGGATGGATAGGAACCATCCctaatcatttttattattgcATCTGTTGTGTAATGGTTTTGGAAATCAGGCTCTTGAATGGTGAAGTTGGTCCAAGGAAAATTTCTATGCAAATCTTTACCATTTCGAAGCTTGACTGCCGCACTATCGTAAGCCATGGCAGCTTCCTTCTCAGATTTGAAGGTGCCAAGCCAAATTCTTTGGTGGTTTGCATATATTTGTGCACCCCAGtgaccattttgttgtggcacAACCCCTTTGAACTTTGCAAATGAGACATCATTGTCGTGCCTCGCGCGCTTATTCTGATGTAGCAGCG contains the following coding sequences:
- the LOC137743254 gene encoding AP2/ERF and B3 domain-containing transcription factor At1g51120, with translation MAEDASIMISSAQRNVGLETSDSNETDFALLHQNKRARHDNDVSFAKFKGVVPQQNGHWGAQIYANHQRIWLGTFKSEKEAAMAYDSAAVKLRNGKDLHRNFPWTNFTIQEPDFQNHYTTDAIIKMIRDGSYPSKFDAFVRSQTQSRIEEMSKGTNPIRVHGDGQVLCRQLFQKELTPSDVGKLNRLVIPKKYAVEYFPCICENVEENVTEDIELVFYDKLMRVWKFRYCYWRSSQSFVFTRGWNRFVKENNLKANDVITFYACESDGQVIREEDRESTTFWLIDVMHSEGESKRLCLVEEANECKDLQVKLELNLGECSSYKFQKGEGKYSEDHRASIAEEKGIRLFGVNIN